Genomic segment of Diachasmimorpha longicaudata isolate KC_UGA_2023 chromosome 14, iyDiaLong2, whole genome shotgun sequence:
CCCTTCATCCCCTAATGCCCAACACATGACGCAGAAACTTGGGGAATTCTcgaaaatttatatattttcaccGAAGGTGAGGGATACGTCACATGAAGTGTATTTAAATCCCATTCTCCTTCACGCGAACTTCAGAATCAATTTCTTCCACTTCTGCATGTGCCCTTAATGATTTGCTCCTTCATTTTCATCCAACTTTCAAGCTCACCTCGAGCTTACCTCATCCGCGAATCCCAAACCTTGGAATTCCTGCCTTCGAATGAGTTCGATAACGTGAAGGTTCGCAGGAAGAACCGAGCTTGCAATGCGATGCAAGCTCTGCCTTGGATCCCAAGGTAAATCCAAGGTCGAGCGGAGGTAGAATCAATCATAACTCAATCTCGAACGATTAGCTCAAGCTTGATTTAATCGAGGACATCGAAGCTTGGGATTCCTCGCTGGGAACCAGCTTAATCCTGGGGAAGTACCTAAGTTAATCCAAGCGTGGAATGAAATGTAAATACAAGCTTGGGTACCAAGGTAGAACCAATAATGATACAAGCTTAATTTCGGAGCTTGGGCTAAACGGCTTTGATCAAGTTTGGGTCAATTATCCCATTTAGGATGGCTGCGTAATTTCAAGGCCGTTGATTCTAAACAAATTTAAGCTCAACCGTGAAGGTTGAGGCGACCCAGGCCTGAGCTTGCGAGTTTAATTGAAAGTTTGAAGATCAAACTGGAAGTTCAGGCTTCTTTCGAACTCGACGACCTCGAGCTCCGATTGAGCTTGATGTCTAGGCTTGAGTCAAGCTTGGAAGTCAGGGTTGAACCCACCTAGCGCACTCTTGATCCAaactttggatttttttctccactatTGGGTCGTCAGAAATTTTCTTAATGAAACGATCAAACTGATGTTTAATCTGATTGCTGTATTTAGAGGGCACTCACATCAGTCTGTCAAGCGGACTGACGCTTAAGTCAAATCGAGGGTAAAATGGATATTTCAGATGTATTGATATGCAAATGCGTGTGCATTGGCGTGGAATCAGCAAGCGTTGCGTGCACGTCATATTCATCAGGATTGGACGGGGATGAACCCTTTGGGTTTTTATGTCTAGTCGTGATTTTGGGGTACGGGGGGATTCGCCATTGGTTATGGTGGGTTAATCGGGTGGGGTTGAAGGAGGATAATGAGGGAGATGTCCAAACCGAAGTTGAAACACGGTGAGTTAGAGCTAATTATCCGTGATTTGGAGTTACCCCTCACGTACAGGGTGGCACTCTCCccgcgaccaacggttctgcCCCGTTGGCCGGGGTGAATTAATAGAACTCAGATCAGATCAGATCAACTCAAATTAGAACAGTttcatttatcaaaaaaattattgtctctATATTTTATGTTTCCCACCTCTGTTATGGAATGGGAGATCGGGAAATTGTCATCGGACAATTGTCATTCAactcattacaaaaatatttggcTCTTTATCGTCTGTACTCATCGTTCTCGTTCTTGACGGATTGCAGAGGGAGAAGGGGTGGGCTTTTCATACTCCCTCCCCCGATGATTCGGGAACTGACGTTACCGGCTTTTAGCTGGCGTGACGTCACGCCGCAACGTCACTGCATCGGGCTGCATACGCAATGCTTACGTCACTCCTCTCGGGGTCTCTCTAAATCTCCCGGAGGTGGTCTAAAACAGGCTTGATTGGTTCTTCCAGATCAGTAATTCAATTACGTGGTCAATGGATTTATTTCTTCGAGGAATATCGATGTGGCAAAGGTGCATGTTTACGTCACACAGGGATTactcttcgattttttttttctcttatttttgTCTCAATGGTTTCCCTCGCTCATCATTTTTGGCGGATCTTGTGAATTCacctttgaaaattatttaaaaaatccccttTCCATCAACACACACCatccgaagatctttcgatgatttttctcaagattttttaaatatcttcgggggaaaaaaaaattctccgccGGAGATCCACCGCGGGACGAGAAATGAtgcataaaaatttttgttttgcaACGGGGCTGGGGgaggaaaaactcaaccaaGGGGGATCAGAGAGATAGaagagaataatattttgacatttgtttttttaacgAGATAGAACGAGAGAAGACGTTTACGTAGGCAGAGACGGCATGAAGGCCCCGGGGGGTTGGGGCGCGGCCGTGTTTGCTCTATCGACCGGCCGACGATTCACGAGCATAACCGAGAATAGCCGAGAGCTATTCACCAGTAGGTGGGAaggtgaaagagagagaaaacagGTGAGGATGGAGAGCAAAAGAGAGTGCAGATACATTTGGTGTTGTATCTCAATTTCTCCCATAGGCCACTATAACGCGGGAAATGGTCCTCCCATTTTCCACCCCCCGTCCGCCCTCTTGTCCTCACGGCGCACCCTCCTACCTCCCCCCCTTGGCCGCCCATTCCTCAACAGCCACCCCCTTTGTCTCTTGGAGTTTCAAAGAGCATTAGACTAAAGTGAGATGTCGTTCGACATAAAAAGAAACACGTCTCTGTCGTGTTAAGGAGATTCCGCGGAGTGTTTCGgaatgaatatgaaaaatcactcAGGGATATGAAATTGTAATGGTGAAATGGCGGAGAGAATGATTGAAAGGAGATTGAAGAGAGTTATGAGAGTTTAATGTAGCTGATGTCGAGAGTTTCCCTGAtttccatttgaaaaattttttttttattcattagttGCTTCCGGACGAATGCattgtttatatttatgttgaataaataaatggtgaCTGGTTGGTTGGGGAGGGATAATTGATAAAAAGAAATATCGGGACTACAGGCATTTCCGCGAACTGGGAATTAAGATAAATGACTGATTAGATGGGAAACGACGATCGCACATGAGATTGATTTGAGAGGGAGGAAAGGACTTTCAGAAATCTTCGGGAGACAGTTCTTTTTTTTAGTAGAGGTTATGAATTTCAGTTGGCTGTATCTATTGATCAGGGGGATTGAATGGACTCATCTGGATGGATGAAAACATTGTTTTTGAATGAATAGgaaagttggaaaattttaaaatgtaaatttcgAGGTGTTGGGGATTTGAAGCCCTCAATTTAAATCCTCTCGACTGTTTGATACGGATGAGAGGTTTTATGGAGGGAATGATGGCAGAATTTCAGATCACGTGGGAAATATTTGGAGGAGCGGTTCCGGAGAATTCATGGGGGAATGttcattcgaaaatttttccagcTGCTAAAAAGCTGGTCCAATATTGTTCGTCATTTCAGAGATGTTTACTCACTCGTAACTTGTTTTgtgaatttgttttttgtttttgggaACAATATCCCTGGGAAcaaaaatccttttttttcgaCCAGCATTACGGAAGCTCTTCggtagataaaaaattgtctgcaCGCAACAGTTTCCgagaaaattacaaattgTTGACGTATAAATTTTACGATATACCGgacgattatttttaaacagATAAGCCCTCGCCATCGATACCATGAATGTTCAAATGCTCCATATACCATGCGGGTGTTTGATATTGCGGAAATGTCATGTCGGTGATCAGCGTATTATCTGCAGCTGTCGCCCGACATGCCCCGTATACACACCGTTTTCAGCAGACCAATCCCCAAAGTGCGACCATTATTACATTATGCACATGTGCTCCCCATAAATACATCAATCTCAACCCCTTGCAATCCACCACATCCACAATTTTCCCCTCCCCTCACTCCTCTTTACCACATAGTGatgatattaaatttaattaccaCCCTGCGTAGCGTCACAAAGGCGTCATGAATTAAAGATGTTGCAGAAATTTTCAGCAATATTGACATAATTATAATTGCGGTGAATTCATggccacaaaatttttcattttattttcgagtgttgcattcaagaggcatttcttcatttggaatatttttgaatagcGATTCGTTTCtcaaaattattccatttttagTTTTAAGACTTTTAATACTTTGAGATCACACTTACAgctcttaaaaaaattaatgaaaattaaattacgaaaatctgtagaaaaatatgaataaatactGTTGTTTTgtataattaatattgaattttgcAAACTTTCGTGTTGACCCCAAAATACCTTCCCCTcccttcagaaaaaaataaaaatggcccTGGAATTCAGTGGCGAAGTGgtgaaacgagataagtcaatATAACTCGGGGGTGGGTTTTCGATAAATATCTTCGAATCTGAGGGAGATAGGGAAAACGTTCCGGGGAGCTTTATCGTTGAGTTAAATGCGAGTAATAAAAAACGTTTTTATGGGAATAACGCTATCTCCCTTGAATTCCGAGATATCCAGTAAAAACTGAACCCTCAACTTAACTGATGTATCAGATTTTACTACTTTTATTCTGGATTGGGATCCACATTCCCTGTTTCCAAGGGCAATCGGTATGAACTTGGAAGTCCCTTAGAAGTACGTAACAATTCCACCAAATCGACAGTATAATAATatcggaggaaaaaaatattgacgcCCAGGAACGTGTCGGTGATTACTATTGGaaagaaaatggaatttcatCAGAGAACATGTCCGACAtctctcacgaaaaattccgacaaaattatttaatagtaATTCAAAGGTAATTATTGTTAGAACTCTACAACCAATTAATTATCTTGTATAAATTTCGAGTATTCGATGATTGCGATTAAATTGCTGAAAATGGGAGATTCCAGAAAATCAGACTGGTCatccttaaaaaaaaactacagtTCTGTGAATACCGgatgaattgaattcaattgaatcgGTTACGGAAATTTAATTCGCAATTCAAAATGGATATTGACGTTTATAAATTTACGTAAATGGTTGAACGATTCGAGCTGGTTGAATTATTCGGGcagtttgaattatttaatttatatgagtaatttgaattaattgaatattcaaataattaaaaaactcgGATGAAAATATGTTGAGGGTTTCCCTTGTGGGGCGAGGACCTACGTCAAAGATGTGAAGGAAGTGAAATTGATTTGAAGCTTTGGAAATTAGGAGAAAGCGGTCAGGTGTCGAGGGTTTTGTACATAGCGTAACGAGGGTTCGTCGTAAGGGCAAGGAACAAGGATCAATAATTACTTCTCCCCCTAGATGCTCGGCAAACACTCggggaaagaaaatttttattttcaccgaCATCCGGACTTTGTCGGACGGAAAATGGTCTTTTTCACCGGTCCCAGTTGTCCAGATTTTGCATATTTTtcgcaaataaaaatgagccttcgctaaattcgattttctcCCCCAAATGAACATTTACCTTCACCTCTAATCAACCTATCTTTCTCCCCGAACGACTCCCTTCCGCCAAATTCCCCTAACCCCTCATTACCCCGGATATCCATCAAAATCTCATCTCCAGAGCCCATTTCATCTCTCCCTCGAACCCCGAAAACACAACGATCTCCGACTGCACTGCATGAAATCCGGAAAAAACATCTCTCAAATTACACGAACGTAACTAGTGTATACCCAGTATACCTAATATTTTGCCGTCTGAAAACGTCGGGGAACACGTCTCCCCATCAACCGGTTCACCTTGGATTCCCTCAACTCGTCCCCCACCCCTTTTCCCTGGCCCTCACCCTTCCCTCCgtgttcacaattttttccataaaaaaaaccacTGCGAAAAAAGCCCCGAAGAATTTTCTCAGACCAGTAATTTCTTCCCGAAAGAAATTTTCCCCTAAAACTATCCCACAGTCCTACAAAAATCCATCATGACTCCATCTCTATCTGGACATTGCATAACGTTTCACGAATTTTTAAAGCGACAAATGACAAGgactttaacaaaaaaatcagataCTCGGACTTCTGGAAAAAAGGCAAACGTTGGCACGAATAAATCATTCCCTTCTGTTGACTCCTTTGAAACTATCTCTTCAAGCGAGATGGGAAATTCTGCATGAGAAGCATTCATTAGCTTTCTCTTCATGGAGGCCGATGATTTTCACAACAAAACCACCACCCaactgtaaaaattacgggatCTAAAACCCATACATCATCTCGAATTCCGCATTGTATAATTCCACGTACTCCATGTACACTAAATGTACATTACataccaataaaaaaatgtggattCTACATGTGCTACAATTTCTCGCCAGGGAATTTATCCTTTCATAGGATATCCACAGCGAGACTGTCCTTTATGTTCCCATTCTCTCAAAAAGACCATAACACAAATGGAAtttaaaattctataaaaatccCAAACCCTCAAGTTTACCAAAAGAATTTTGAATTAACGGAGTAACCccctcaaaaatgaaaaatccaacaatctGAATTGCTGTTAGAAGGGTGTCGAGCATCCCCAAATCGACTTCTATTGACTTTGAAATAAATCCTGATGACTTTGTTTCAAGGCCAGCTGTCCTCCAACCAATTTACCCGGAAAACCATTAAATTAAATCCAAGTCCTTGAACCAGAGccataattttggaaaaagaaTTCAAAGTCGTAACCACCTTAGCCCCACACGTCTCACATATTCATTTTATCATTCCCATCTGTCCACTACAGGTACACCCCACCCCATCCataacaaatgaataaataaattccctcAATACTCATACATTTCGAGTCCTCCCCCAAAAACAACTGCATTTCCAAGCATCAATAAAAAGCCTCCCTTCATTCATCATTCCTGCCCTCCGAACATCACACCTCTCACCCCTCAAAAGCGCattcacaaataaatttttttctcccttctcCCCTTCCGCCAAAGCGCAGCTTCTTTCTCCCCCTCGCCCACCCCCCACCCACGCCCATCAAATTccccagaaataaaaaaaaaaaaatccattgggTCACGCTCTGCTGGGCATAACGTGGGGGTTTTAACGGGGCGGACAGAGGTCTTGACCGCGCCCTGAGAAAGACCAAGAGACTCAGCGATGCCTGTGGCCCAGAGGTACATCGGGAAAGTCAACTAACCACGTTCCATCCCCACCAGCCTGACAAAAACCCTACTCTCTCAACAAACCCATTTACACCGGAATCGCACTCCTCACCACCACGTGGCCCGTGAATTTCTTGGctcttctccccccccccgccccctcccGGGGGGAATTTCCCTCCACTTGCCATCCACATCCTTCATGCGCCCAATTCACTGTACATcctgggaaaaatattttttttttctaccaaaGTTCGCCAGGTAGGGGCACCGAGGGAGGGGAAAGTTGAGGCGAGTAAAAGGTACAATTTTCGAGAGTGAATAGAGGCGGCTCGAATCACTCGACGAGTCCCtttcattttcgtttttcgtggtAGTACTATTTGTCTCGACTGAGGACGCCCCACCAGCAGTTTTGTATACAATATATACCTGTTTCTCGGTATATAATACAACCAGATGTCCCACCTGTACCCGCTAACTGTCCTCCATCACGTAATAATTATGCAGTTCAACGGAGATTTTGGGAATTCTGAGAACTGGAAATCCGCGCTGATTGGCTGTGATATTTTTAGTCGCGTTTATTATCGTCCTGAGACGTTTATGGTTCTGTATCGCGATTGcgcaaacaatttttatttacaaaactaCCGAGccagtgatttttcaaaatttcacatACGTGACGATCCCGGAACGTCTCCCGGGTGAGCAGAAAAATTCTTCGCGAGGTCTTCAGAGAACAATTCTTGTTTAGCGATGAGTTAGgacgtaaataaatattgtccTTTCCTCAGAGCAGTCTATATTGTgagaattttcttgaaatctcATGAAAATATGACATTAATTCTCAAGGCATaacattcaattgaatttacgAAGGAAATggtcataaaaattcaagtttgaggtagaattcaaagaaattcATGAGCTTTCAGTGGAAGTGAGATGAAAATTTCCCAccttaattgaattttcaatagaatatgaatattcactcacaaaattcaatgaattttcagctttttcttgaatttctccggcttttcataattttcacagAATACCTGACCTAAAAATCCAATGATTTTCTGACCTTTTAATAACTCAACAAATAATTGATCTAATTACTTCGATTCTTATGCAATCTCAGAGTGAAACCGTCCAAACGAGAAGAATTTTCGGAATCTgccaggaaaaatgaaaaaaaattcccatgacCCACGTCCTCTAAAAACTCCCCCTCCAAATTAAAGCAAAAACCTTTTCCTTCACTTCGGAAACTCCCAACGACCATAACACCTGTTCACCCTAGTTCCCACCAAATTTCTAGAATGGAATTTctcgaacgaaaaaaaaaccattcccGGTATCTGAAGACCTCCCTTCCTCGACTGAATGTTCACTCAGCACCGCGATATTATCCCATGAATACAGGAGTAAGGAGGAAGCACTCTAATAACTTCCAAATCCCCGGAGATGGCAGAATTTTTCCGAACCTCCTCGGGGTCCCTAAGAACCCCCGGCAGCCCCCCCGGACACAAAAACTGACCTGTTCTAAACTCCTTCCTCCTCCACCCTTGCATACCTCGACTCCCGAATTACCGTGACGACCCCCTACCCCCGTCAACACCGGCAGAACCTCGGCGGACCTCTGGCGAGCCCTCGAATCGAACCCCTAAAGATTAATATCCCCATCTCGTTGTCAATTTGCAACGGTAAACATCCCGAGAATGTACAGTACCTACTGTGCATGAGAGTTTCCAACACACAAAGGGCTTATATCGAGTTCAACGAACCTATCGCGGGACTCGCGTGATTGCTCCAACCTGTGAATCGCTCACATCACTGCCTCGATAAATGACCTATCGTTTCGATCCATAAGTTGTTGCGATTCTCCCAAAATCGACTGCCAGATCGCAATTACCCAATCCCCgtgacgaaaaatattcacgaAAAATAACAGAGCCCAAGTTCGTCAATCGATTACTGAATTAAAATATCGATAACTCGATTTTTTGGAAGAAGAAAGCGACGAAAAATTCGCCACGAAATCATAACATtttgcagaataaaaaatcagtaatttttagTAATTGTCGCGATCCTTTCGCCGTGTATACACCGCTGGGTCAATTAATTTACCCAATAATTGgatcaattaatgaattaattgctGACATACCATGAACCGCTGAGTTGACTCCCCAGCGTCGTGGGAATTATTGTCctcgtgataaaaaaaatccacaggaTCGGAGCACAAGATTCATTCACCACTCACAATCCCTCGAACTCGATATAATGTCTTCGATTATCGATGCCACTGCACTTGACTCGCGTTTTGTTTATCAATTTTGCAATGGGATGAGCATCATCCGAGGAGACGCCTGATTGATCAACTGCCCATCGTCTCCCGACAAAATATTTCGCTAATTCTCGTGCATCGCCGAATGCCAACGCGCAATCACCGATTGTCCATCATTACGACcttaaaatatattatttaattgtaaaaaatagggGTTCAGTCTGGTATTCAGCTGATCCGAGAATTTATCGTAATAACCAAGAGAGGCTCGATGCTGGAGGCTCTCTGCCGGGTACTGGTGGACCGGAGATTCTATTGAACGCGCCAGAGTACCTTCGCCAATGGGCACCTGTGTTGTTTGCAACGTTGCCAGGTCCCAAGCGGCAGGGACAGGGGGCGGGAGATTCCAAATGCACGAGGCGTTATCGAAGTGGACCGGATACTCTCGCTAATCGGGGAACGCTCCTCGggggtgacaaaaaaaatatatttcgagGGGGAAGTTGAAGGTCGTCGTGCGAAATATTTCTAGTGGTTATGAAGTATTGTGGGCTTCGGGCATTTCGAGGGCGACTCACGCAATTTCTTTTCGAGGAGTTGATGGGATCGTGTCACGcgtagaaatatatttttttttattggttgaTAGTGATGGAAGCTACACACGTAGCTTATGTGGTTATTAATAATCACACAAGTCTAAGGGAATAATAAATGTCCCTTGAGTGTAAATTTACGCtttcatttgaatattctGAGCGtaagaaaaatctttttttacgATAATGCCCTAATTGATTtcccgaaaaattaaaaaaagtggATTTCGACGGAAGGAGTCTAGAACGTCCTtaagatatatattttttcggtgctttggaaaatattctttaaaaaCTCACCCCCAATTTgtgtcaaaaaaaattgtcctctGAAGACCTTCcgatgattcttctgaagatttctgGAACATCTCTTGCAGAGAAAAACTTCTCTGCGTGGTAACCCATCGATTGACAGGGAACTTCCATCACTAGATGATAAGGTAGACGCTAACAATCGCTGTTCCTGGAAGAGATTATATAGGTGAGGTTGCCAACGTTGAGGTAGAATATAAACCTGTCAATAAGGCAGGTCACGAGTACGGGGATGTCGATAACGAGTCGATTTAAAAATCACCCAATGGAAGATATCGGAGTAAAAGCTGGGGAGCCTTTTTGCGGTGGATTaaacatataaaaaaaattatttccctccACTGATCAGCCCTTAGTATCGAAGTATATCCCGCACTTCCCATTGCCTCAGAGAACCCTAGACGCCCTAGACACAAGGCAGACGGTACCCAAATGTCCGGCTCTCGACTTCTGTGCGCGTTGACAGCTGAAGATGAAGTGCAGCACCGCCGAGCTGACAAAGTAAATTACCTTCGATCGTATGAAATACATTATTCGTAAGTATTTCGTGGAAATTGTTCGGGTAATAGTGCTTAAAGGGTTGCAGAATTTACCTGTCACTCTCGCAGCTTTCGAAATGATTTTCCCTTCGCGTGTTCTCCACATCATCCAGTACCCAGAAAACACCTGACATAGCCAATAGCACCTGACGCCGGTGGTGTCTGGCGATGGATTCGCACGTAATTCCGAACAAAAACCACTTATCTATCGCGCAAGTTTTTCGCAAATTTTCCTGTCCCGAAGGAAACAATGAAACATTGCAAGTGGACTGCTGAATTATATATGAAGCAGAAGGTGAGACCTTCGAGAGGGATTCATCTTTCTGTTGTCTACGAACCACCGTCGAGTGAAGAAGCTTCTTCAAGAGTAGAGATAATATTAGAACATTCGCACTTCCAGATGAAGAAAGTAGATATTTTTGCAAATGgatattacaaaaataatagGATCCTTATGACATTAATTGGACTATGGCCCGAGTCGACGATGAGGGAGATCATTTGTGTGCGGATTAGTGTGGCGATCTTGTTGGTTTCCATAATGATACCTCAGGTATATCACCATCTCAGGGGGTGATCATAGGGTGTGCCATATGATGTTTATGTGTTTCCAaacatcaattcaattttccttaAAATATTTGTATGATAATTCATCGTGGATCAGTGTCAATAGTGGATGTATTGCTCTCCTTTTTCAGTACACTTATCTCTTCAGGAAATGCGATAACTTGGATGACATGATATTTGGAATAATAGCGCAAATATCAATAATAGTTGCATTTACCAAATATTACTTTGTGGTGAAGAACATGGAACGGGTTTGTATCTTCATTTCGCTAATTAGATTATCGAGGAACTGAAATACGACAGAATTAATTTGACTATTACAGATCACAATGGTTCTTAGGCAAATTCGGGAGGATTGGAGTCTTCTGGAGGACTCACCACCGATTAGAACTCTCCAGACCTACGCGGGAAGAGGAGCTTTTGGAACAAGAATTTATATGAGTAAGAGTTCgtaatatttcgcggatatTTGCAATTTACTCacttattttcaaaatgaattaCACTGATTTGTTTTTCAgctgtaattttttcctcagccTCATTCTTTTCCATTGTTCCATTGAAAGAGGGAATTTTGGATAGGCTGTTGCCTCTTAACGAATCGAGGCCTAAAGTTTTCATGCTAGATGCGGATTATTCCGTCTATGGAATTGATGCCAATAAATTGTTTCTCCCTACTCTGATACACTCCTACTTTACTAGCATGATCGTCATGAATATGATTGTTTCCATCGACACATTCATCCTGATAATTGTGGAACATTGTTGTGGGTTGTTCAAAGTTGtggggtaatttttctcaggagACGGTCGCAAGCAGAGCACTTCAGTTTTAATTGATGTGACAGCTTGACATTATTAGCAATTAAATTATGGTTGCGAAAGccgaaaaattacgattatgCCACAGCTTTCTTACTAAATTTCAG
This window contains:
- the LOC135169228 gene encoding uncharacterized protein LOC135169228; translation: MKHCKWTAELYMKQKVRPSRGIHLSVVYEPPSSEEASSRVEIILEHSHFQMKKVDIFANGYYKNNRILMTLIGLWPESTMREIICVRISVAILLVSIMIPQYTYLFRKCDNLDDMIFGIIAQISIIVAFTKYYFVVKNMERITMVLRQIREDWSLLEDSPPIRTLQTYAGRGAFGTRIYMTVIFSSASFFSIVPLKEGILDRLLPLNESRPKVFMLDADYSVYGIDANKLFLPTLIHSYFTSMIVMNMIVSIDTFILIIVEHCCGLFKVVGILLNETELHESWNVQCDIIGNAVVIHHRALLLAEFIESSFTMMYAFVVLISMLLISITGLESIIKINELAEVTRFSAFLGGQLTHLLFMSLPGQELLDHSSQVSEDVYGCNWSGISPVGKKLISIMLMRSMKPSGMTAGGFYALNLENYANVLRTSFSYFTVMLSNR